Proteins encoded together in one Desulfobacterales bacterium window:
- a CDS encoding Mut7-C RNAse domain-containing protein yields MDNGGNLCFAVKKSLGKLSKWLRILGFDTVYEQDVLPEQFALLMKQGRICLTRSARVQRIDPSQTIIFIRADKPLEQLRQVVRALDLTSEDIKPFARCSRCNVPVESVDKQFVFGRVPDYIWETQHRFGICSCCQRIYWPGSHTIRSKEIFRELFGL; encoded by the coding sequence ATGGATAATGGCGGAAACCTGTGCTTTGCGGTGAAAAAATCTCTGGGGAAGCTTTCAAAGTGGCTCCGGATATTGGGGTTTGATACGGTTTATGAGCAGGATGTTTTACCGGAACAGTTTGCATTGTTGATGAAACAGGGGCGAATCTGTCTGACACGATCCGCCCGGGTTCAACGCATTGACCCATCTCAAACGATCATTTTCATCCGGGCAGACAAACCCCTTGAGCAGCTCCGGCAGGTCGTTCGGGCGCTTGATCTTACTTCGGAAGATATCAAACCCTTTGCCCGATGTAGTCGCTGCAACGTGCCGGTTGAATCCGTCGACAAACAGTTCGTGTTTGGCCGGGTGCCGGATTATATTTGGGAAACTCAGCACCGCTTTGGTATCTGCAGCTGTTGTCAGCGAATATACTGGCCCGGGAGTCATACAATTCGAAGTAAGGAGATTTTTCGGGAGCTTTTTGGACTTTAA
- a CDS encoding HD domain-containing protein, whose protein sequence is MNDYGNRSSISLNHLTAVLNQREGKMLSLQGTLSTEAVRRTYEAGFETDYRQSFSLDVDRILHSLAYIRYIDKTQVFYLIKNDHLTHRVLHVQLVSKIARTIGRYLRLNEDLVEAIALGHDIGHAPFGHDGERILSKLCQSHGIGFFHHNVQSVQFLDKVERKGKGWNLCLQTIDGILCHDGEIHNQALAPVRGKRFETLDADIVRKKNESDIDLIPMTLEGCVVRMADTISYIGRDIEDAIRLGVIRRTDMPEEVVKVLGNTNGTIVYNLVTDVIRHSYDKDYITFSGEISEALKRLKAFNLERIYLYPGMKKHLKVIKTLFESLFETCLTDIVNGNRSSVIFSHYLENMAEDYIQQHRKEEIVRDFISGMTDRYFLSQCPAHLTAKLSGA, encoded by the coding sequence ATGAATGATTATGGCAACAGGTCGTCTATCTCGCTGAATCATCTGACAGCGGTGTTGAATCAACGCGAGGGGAAAATGCTGTCCCTTCAGGGCACACTGAGCACGGAAGCGGTTCGGCGGACGTATGAAGCCGGTTTCGAGACCGATTATCGACAATCGTTTTCTCTGGATGTGGATCGGATACTGCATTCGCTTGCCTATATTCGCTATATCGATAAAACCCAGGTGTTTTATCTGATAAAAAATGATCACCTCACGCACCGGGTGCTTCATGTGCAGCTGGTGTCTAAAATTGCCCGGACCATTGGAAGATATCTCCGGCTGAATGAAGATCTTGTCGAGGCAATTGCATTAGGACATGATATCGGGCATGCCCCTTTCGGCCATGACGGGGAACGAATCCTGTCGAAGCTGTGTCAGTCTCACGGGATCGGATTTTTCCATCACAATGTGCAGAGCGTTCAGTTTCTCGACAAAGTGGAGCGTAAAGGTAAGGGCTGGAATCTGTGTCTTCAGACGATAGACGGTATCTTATGCCATGATGGTGAGATTCATAATCAGGCGCTTGCACCCGTAAGGGGAAAGCGGTTTGAAACCCTTGACGCTGATATCGTCCGAAAGAAAAATGAATCGGATATCGACCTGATTCCCATGACACTGGAGGGGTGTGTCGTCCGAATGGCCGATACGATCAGCTATATCGGACGGGATATTGAAGATGCCATACGCCTGGGTGTGATCCGCCGGACCGATATGCCGGAAGAAGTCGTCAAGGTTCTCGGCAACACGAATGGAACCATCGTGTATAATCTGGTGACCGATGTGATTCGCCACAGTTATGATAAGGATTATATCACCTTCAGTGGTGAGATATCCGAAGCGCTGAAACGACTGAAGGCTTTTAATCTGGAGCGGATATATCTGTATCCCGGGATGAAGAAACATCTCAAGGTTATTAAAACCCTTTTCGAAAGCCTTTTTGAAACGTGTTTGACGGATATTGTCAATGGCAACCGGTCTTCGGTCATTTTTTCCCACTATCTGGAAAATATGGCCGAAGACTATATCCAACAGCACCGGAAGGAAGAAATCGTCCGGGATTTCATATCCGGAATGACCGACCGGTATTTTCTAAGCCAATGCCCGGCGCATTTGACGGCAAAACTGTCAGGGGCGTGA
- a CDS encoding Mrp/NBP35 family ATP-binding protein has translation MSKESHCNSSCGSSTCASQTEAQHKKALEGKQIEQSLSRIKYKLLVMSGKGGVGKSSISANLAVAFARKGLRVGLMDVDLHGPSIGTIMGAGRKITSSGGSRIIPEICDDHLKVVSIDYLLENKDQPLIWRGPVKMGVIRQFIADVQWGDLDILVIDSPPGTGDEPLTVAQAVKDAKAIIVTTPQQVALADVRKSINFCRKIDLDMLGIIENMGPFFCPCCGKSVDVFKSGGGETIAKQMGIAFLGTLPFDPELTKACDSGRPMKAGKKGSGFSAALDACLSRLYDQLPMGD, from the coding sequence ATGTCAAAAGAGAGTCATTGTAATTCGTCGTGTGGGAGCAGCACCTGCGCATCACAAACCGAAGCACAACATAAAAAAGCGCTTGAAGGCAAACAGATTGAACAGTCACTTTCAAGGATTAAATATAAACTGCTGGTGATGAGCGGCAAGGGCGGGGTCGGTAAAAGCAGCATTTCGGCAAATTTAGCTGTTGCTTTTGCCCGGAAGGGGCTCAGGGTCGGTCTCATGGATGTGGATCTTCACGGCCCGAGTATCGGCACCATCATGGGGGCAGGCAGGAAGATCACCTCTTCCGGCGGCAGCCGCATCATACCTGAAATCTGCGATGACCATCTTAAAGTGGTATCCATCGACTATCTGCTTGAAAATAAGGATCAGCCCCTGATTTGGAGGGGGCCTGTAAAAATGGGTGTTATTCGGCAGTTCATTGCCGATGTCCAATGGGGGGATCTGGATATCCTTGTTATCGATTCGCCTCCGGGAACCGGAGATGAACCCCTTACGGTCGCTCAGGCGGTGAAGGACGCCAAAGCGATCATCGTGACGACACCGCAGCAGGTTGCCCTGGCCGATGTGAGAAAATCCATTAATTTCTGCAGAAAAATTGATCTTGATATGCTCGGAATCATAGAAAATATGGGACCGTTTTTCTGCCCGTGCTGTGGAAAATCTGTGGACGTATTCAAGAGCGGGGGGGGCGAGACCATCGCAAAGCAAATGGGGATCGCTTTTCTGGGAACGCTTCCCTTTGATCCCGAATTGACCAAAGCCTGTGACAGCGGCAGGCCGATGAAAGCCGGGAAAAAAGGCAGCGGGTTTTCCGCGGCATTGGATGCCTGTCTGTCCAGGTTATATGACCAGCTTCCAATGGGGGATTGA
- a CDS encoding UPF0280 family protein, which yields MYQPRIYRNIIQSDSRVCFKVLVKETDLQVQAESHLEETAKKLVLKYRGHIEAYIRLHPGFATSLSPWVIQGPAPEIVRDMAEAGQNAGVGPMASVAGVISQYVGTELLAYSREVVVENGGDVFMKTRLPAVTGIYAGRSSFNLRLGIRVRSDLGPVSVCTSSGTVGHSLSLGNADAVCVVAGKCHFADAAATAIGNHVRSGQDIHHAIEFGKRLSHIQGIVIIKDDQIGMWGDIELVPTSGKNG from the coding sequence ATGTATCAACCAAGGATTTATAGAAATATTATCCAAAGCGACAGCAGGGTTTGCTTTAAAGTGCTCGTCAAGGAAACAGACCTGCAGGTCCAGGCGGAAAGCCATCTGGAAGAGACGGCAAAAAAGCTCGTGCTGAAATACAGGGGGCACATTGAAGCCTATATCCGGTTGCATCCGGGTTTTGCAACGAGTCTTTCTCCGTGGGTCATTCAGGGGCCGGCGCCGGAAATTGTCCGGGATATGGCTGAAGCCGGCCAAAATGCCGGTGTCGGTCCGATGGCATCAGTTGCCGGAGTTATTTCGCAATATGTCGGAACTGAGCTGCTCGCGTATTCACGGGAAGTGGTCGTTGAAAATGGGGGCGATGTGTTTATGAAAACCCGATTGCCTGCTGTAACCGGAATATATGCGGGCCGCTCTTCCTTTAACCTGCGATTGGGTATACGGGTCCGGTCCGATCTCGGTCCGGTCTCCGTGTGTACATCTTCGGGAACGGTTGGCCACTCCTTGAGCCTGGGAAATGCCGATGCTGTCTGCGTTGTGGCCGGAAAATGTCATTTTGCGGATGCCGCTGCCACGGCAATCGGAAATCATGTAAGATCCGGACAGGATATCCATCACGCCATCGAATTCGGCAAACGGCTTTCTCATATTCAGGGCATCGTCATCATAAAAGACGATCAAATCGGGATGTGGGGCGATATCGAACTTGTCCCGACATCCGGAAAAAATGGTTGA
- a CDS encoding HIT domain-containing protein, which translates to MKSMWAPWRIEYILGEKQSKCIFCSAWSDPGELTLFRGKTTLVVMNKFPYTNGHLLVAPVRHVSGLDQLNTLEMTNLMQTIDKSIGILKNVMSPEGFNVGLNMGKAAGAGVEDHLHFHIVPRWFGDTNALAVLADVRVIPEHLTVTCMNLKPYFDNLDLTV; encoded by the coding sequence ATGAAGAGCATGTGGGCTCCATGGCGGATTGAGTATATACTAGGTGAAAAACAATCCAAATGCATATTTTGCAGTGCATGGTCGGATCCCGGCGAATTGACTCTTTTCAGGGGAAAGACCACCCTGGTGGTTATGAATAAATTTCCCTATACTAATGGGCATCTGCTGGTTGCACCCGTCAGACATGTTTCAGGACTGGATCAGCTCAACACCCTGGAGATGACGAATTTGATGCAGACCATCGATAAGTCCATTGGAATACTGAAGAACGTCATGAGCCCTGAAGGATTCAATGTGGGATTAAATATGGGCAAGGCTGCGGGCGCTGGTGTGGAAGATCATCTTCATTTCCACATTGTTCCGAGATGGTTTGGCGACACGAATGCATTGGCCGTTCTTGCGGATGTACGAGTCATACCGGAGCATTTAACGGTGACCTGCATGAATTTAAAACCATATTTTGATAACCTGGATTTAACGGTTTAA
- the mutS gene encoding DNA mismatch repair protein MutS, which produces MSPSKVTPMIKQYLSIKEQHADALLFYRMGDFYEMFFEDAHVASRALEITLTSRNKHDQKSVPMCGVPVRAAKGYIARLVEQGFRVAICEQTEDPATATGLVQREVVRVITPGMILENELLDEKTNNYILAVALENQVIGLSCLDISTGTFRVTETTELQTVVDEALRICPSEILLPESFQHASQVAPLLHSLMDIPVNFLDANVFDFNSGRQRLIELFNTLSLEGFGCEHLKAGVRAAGALLYYVLETQRQKIEHFSRIETYSLSNYLLIDELSCQNLELLKNIRTGGRQGTLINVIDRTLTAMGGRLLKTWVRYPLMDPEKIRVRQDAIGEAKNSVEIRHGLREDLKSVYDLERLGSRIAMSQCNARDLVALKHSLEMLPGIFSSLEAFDSSSYKCDETIDSLDELRALIDRSIREEAPPVLTEGGIIKQGYNEALDTLIRISRDGKGWLAKLEADEKQATGINSLKVRYNKVFGYYLEVPKAHSASVPAHYIRKQTLVNAERYITDTLKDYEQKVLGAEERRIALEHRLFDEVRRKVVEQNRKIQNVARFIARLDCLLNLAEIADENDYCRPQINTDGVISIEDGRHPVIEKMIAAERFVPNSIRIDNSENQILIITGPNMAGKSTVLRQVALLVLMAQMGSYVPARSASVAITDRIFTRVGALDNLSQGQSTFMVEMQETANILNNATDKSLVIMDEIGRGTSTYDGLSIAWAVVEYLHDLNGTGVKTLFATHYHELTTLEQLKPRVVNYNIAVKERNDDIIFLRKLVKGGTTRSYGIQVALLAGIPAEVVSCAKAVLASIEAEKQDFSGNVLSEEKKRTPGKKQVQLDLFQKPEYMVIESIQKLDVLNITPLEALNFLNELKKKLKHISV; this is translated from the coding sequence ATGAGTCCTTCTAAAGTTACCCCCATGATAAAACAGTATCTGTCCATTAAAGAACAGCATGCCGATGCATTGCTGTTTTACCGGATGGGGGATTTTTATGAAATGTTTTTCGAGGATGCCCATGTAGCCTCCCGAGCGCTGGAAATCACGTTGACTTCCAGAAATAAACATGACCAGAAATCTGTTCCGATGTGTGGGGTTCCGGTCCGGGCAGCCAAAGGATATATCGCGCGACTGGTTGAGCAGGGATTCCGGGTGGCCATATGCGAGCAGACAGAAGATCCGGCAACTGCCACAGGGCTGGTGCAGCGTGAAGTCGTCAGGGTTATAACTCCGGGCATGATTCTGGAAAATGAGTTGCTGGATGAAAAAACGAATAATTATATTCTGGCCGTCGCTCTGGAAAATCAGGTAATCGGGTTATCCTGCCTTGACATATCCACCGGAACGTTCCGGGTGACCGAAACTACCGAACTGCAGACGGTCGTGGATGAAGCGCTTCGCATCTGTCCCAGCGAGATCCTTTTGCCCGAATCATTTCAACATGCCTCTCAGGTGGCTCCACTTCTGCATTCACTGATGGATATCCCCGTCAATTTCCTGGACGCCAACGTATTTGATTTCAATTCCGGCCGGCAACGATTGATCGAGCTGTTCAATACCCTTTCACTCGAGGGCTTTGGCTGCGAACACTTAAAGGCGGGCGTCAGGGCTGCCGGAGCGCTGTTGTATTACGTTCTGGAAACCCAACGGCAGAAAATAGAGCATTTCAGCAGGATTGAGACGTACTCGTTGTCCAATTACCTGCTGATCGATGAGCTGAGTTGCCAGAATCTTGAACTTCTGAAAAATATCCGGACCGGCGGAAGGCAGGGGACACTGATCAACGTCATTGACCGGACCTTGACTGCCATGGGCGGCAGGCTGCTGAAAACATGGGTCCGATACCCGCTCATGGATCCGGAAAAAATCAGAGTCCGGCAGGATGCCATTGGAGAGGCAAAAAACAGCGTAGAGATCCGACATGGCCTTCGGGAAGATCTGAAATCCGTTTATGACCTTGAACGCCTCGGCAGCAGGATCGCCATGAGTCAATGCAACGCCAGAGACCTTGTCGCGTTGAAACATTCCCTTGAAATGCTGCCCGGTATTTTTTCTTCTCTGGAGGCGTTTGACTCGAGCAGTTATAAATGTGATGAAACCATCGACAGCCTTGATGAACTCAGAGCGCTGATTGACCGGTCAATCCGTGAGGAGGCCCCGCCGGTCCTGACCGAAGGCGGCATCATCAAACAGGGGTATAACGAAGCACTGGATACGTTAATCCGAATCAGCCGGGACGGAAAAGGGTGGCTGGCAAAACTGGAGGCCGACGAAAAACAGGCGACGGGAATCAATTCACTTAAAGTCCGGTATAATAAGGTGTTCGGATATTATCTGGAAGTTCCGAAGGCTCATTCCGCATCCGTCCCGGCCCATTATATCCGGAAGCAGACCCTGGTCAACGCTGAACGCTATATCACCGATACCCTTAAAGACTATGAACAGAAAGTGCTCGGTGCGGAAGAAAGACGCATCGCGCTGGAGCATCGTCTGTTTGATGAGGTCAGAAGAAAAGTTGTTGAGCAAAACAGAAAAATCCAGAATGTTGCCCGCTTTATCGCCCGGCTCGACTGTCTGTTGAATCTGGCTGAGATTGCAGATGAAAATGACTATTGCCGGCCGCAAATCAATACGGATGGGGTGATTTCCATTGAGGATGGCCGTCATCCCGTGATCGAGAAAATGATTGCCGCTGAACGCTTTGTTCCCAATTCCATCCGGATCGATAACAGCGAAAATCAGATTCTGATTATTACCGGGCCGAATATGGCGGGTAAATCTACGGTATTGCGTCAGGTGGCGCTTCTGGTTCTGATGGCTCAAATGGGGTCGTATGTTCCTGCCCGCAGCGCGTCCGTGGCGATTACCGACCGGATTTTTACCCGTGTCGGCGCTCTGGATAATCTGTCTCAGGGGCAGAGCACCTTCATGGTGGAGATGCAGGAGACCGCCAATATCCTGAATAATGCGACAGACAAAAGTCTGGTCATCATGGACGAGATCGGACGTGGCACCAGTACATACGATGGGCTGAGCATTGCGTGGGCCGTGGTCGAGTATCTTCATGACCTGAACGGAACCGGCGTAAAAACGCTGTTTGCCACCCATTATCATGAATTGACGACTCTGGAACAGCTCAAACCCCGGGTTGTTAATTATAATATCGCTGTCAAAGAGCGAAATGATGACATCATTTTTTTGAGAAAACTGGTGAAAGGTGGTACAACCCGAAGTTATGGCATACAGGTCGCACTGCTTGCCGGTATTCCGGCAGAAGTTGTATCTTGTGCCAAGGCCGTTTTGGCGTCGATCGAAGCCGAAAAACAGGATTTTTCAGGAAACGTGCTTTCAGAAGAGAAAAAAAGGACGCCCGGGAAAAAGCAGGTTCAGCTTGATTTGTTTCAGAAGCCTGAATATATGGTTATTGAATCCATTCAGAAACTGGATGTGCTGAATATCACACCGCTTGAGGCATTGAATTTTTTGAATGAATTAAAGAAAAAATTAAAACATATATCCGTGTAG